Genomic segment of Gouania willdenowi chromosome 17, fGouWil2.1, whole genome shotgun sequence:
atgACATATGTAGACAtggggaaaaagaaaagagaaaagctagttaaaaaattacataataatTTTGGACATGTTGCCAAAGATtgggattttttgatttttgaaactgattcaCAGTCCGTATATTGATCCCGCAGGCAAGAGAAGTGTACACCTTACAGTTCATTTAACGTAAAGTAAAGACGATCAAAGATACAATCAAAAATTAACAAACTGACGGCAAAAGAAGACTAACGACATGGTAAAGGAAGACATCACTGAGACAAAgtgaatgtaaaatgtaaagagtgggactaggattgaTAAACAGCGCTACTTAATACCAAAaaactgtacatactgtatgtattcagtAGAAAAAAGTGGGCTTGGGGTTTATTTGCTCTTTAAGTGCTAACAAGAGGAAGACCCTGAACTAGTTAGATGATTAAGGTTATACCATTGATTTACACAGGATGAAAAACCATTTAGAACCCAGTACATTCTGTACTTTTTTCCTAACtgtttgatatattttattGCAGAAAGACAGATTTTATCATTCATTGTAATAAGTTAGGCTTTTTCTTGGTTTTGATTTTAAAGGGAATCGCATCATCATGGGCAAGAGCCATGTGTTTCGCTTCAACGATCCGGAGCAAGCACGTCTTGAGCGTGAGAGGACGCCATGCGCTGAAACACCAGTGGAGCCTGTGGACTGGGCCTTCGCCCAGAGGGAGCTGCTGGAGAAACAAGGCATTGACATGAAACAGGAGATGGAGCAAAGGTGGGGTGAAAGCATAAGATGGTCATGATCATCAATATAAATTATGCTGACACTcatggttactttaaaaaatattttgctattttggtgttgttttaatgTACATTGGTATTAAATGAAGTTCCTTCAAATCTTTCAGGCTTCAGGAGCTTGAAGATCAATACCGTAAAGAAAGAGAAGAGGCCAGTAACCTCCTGGAACAGCAGAGGCTGGTGAGTGCACTCTGGTGctgtcaattcaattcaattcaactttatttatgtagtgACAGtcatttttgatgaaaatacTCAACACAACATGAGCAAGCATTAATGACGATGGAGAAAACACACTCACTTTACACAGGAAGAAACCTCCAGCTGAACCAGACTCAtaggactggttggggttagtggaccaAAACAGGACAACAGAACGGGATAGAGAAAAAGATCATCAGAGTATCACAGAATGGTTGAACTGCAAACCAAATATTGTCAGCTCCAATGCCAGGATACCTGCAAATGCTAGCTAAGAGACAGGAgaaagcacagactgcagagAGGCATGGGCTATAAGCATGGTCTTATATCCTCAACCCTATCTCAGACCCACCCAAGTGGGAGGAGAGGAAGCCAGAAGGGGGAGGAATGAAATAACTGAGCTGGTCccaattataatttttacatATCTAAATCTTCATTATCTAAATTTGACTTTGTTCTAccttgattttattatttttaatattgaaatatCATCATGCTACTGTTCTTCACATAGGATTATGAGAGCAAACTGGAGGCCCTTCAAAAACAAGTAGACTCTCGGTACCTTGAGTCAcctgaagaagaggaagaaccAGAAGAAGAAGGTGATAGTCTCACTTTTGCCAGTATACATTTGTGACATATTCCTCGCCAGTTGATGTTTAACAGAAATGCTATTCTTGCATCACCCGGTTTTCTCTGCAGTGCAATGGACAACGCATGAAACAGAACTGGCTCTTTGGGCTTTTCGAAAGTGGCGGTTCTATCAGTTTACTTCGCTCAGAGATCTGCTGTGGGGCAATGCCATCTTCCTCAAAGAGGCCAATGCTATTAGCGTGGAGCTAAAGAAGAAGGTTGGGAAACTTTTGAGAGCTATACTTAAAATACGTGGTTTCAACCATTGTGTTTTGTCACAGCAGTGTGTCTTGAGACATTTTCAGATATACCGTATAAAGTTTTACTCAGGGGCTCCAAATAGGTTTTTTgctcttatttttttgtagtcagAGTCCAACTGTCATCCATGGCAGTAGGTAGCACAATGAGGCTGCAATGTGGTGTACATCTATGTTGAAGCTCACAAACGCTCTCAAATGTAAATTCTTGAAATATTGTAGCAAAATCTTCAACATTTTTTCTAGTCACTTTGCACAACATACAATACAATCAAAATGTTTCTCGGtattataaaatcatcatgatgCAAGATAAACTTGCATTGAAATAATCAAATAGACCAAAACAGGTAGAATGTCATCTTCCTCTAAGGGAACATAGTTTATGATCTGCCTTTTCCCCCCTCtcctttcctcctgtttttccttttttcatttaaacatgATGGTGCCACAGATGGCTGTCTCGGTGTGTTGGTGCGCATGTTCTTCGCACCAACTGCCAAGTTAAATTCTTTGTgctgttttaaatcagaaagaATAAAatcttttctgattctgattcactTTGTAAAATTAAGGATACGATGCATGACTATGATTGCTGAGAAAAAAGACATTGTTGTGGGAGAAATTgcattcctttctttttggcAATGAATGGAAATCATGAAATAGCAGTAATAccattaaactatttatattttaatgtataCTTTGCttgatatatataaaacaagacAGTGGAGACTTTTTACAGACAGTAAGATGTGTTTACtgtacaaaattattttatgaaCCAGCCGGAACTCTGTCTAACACTCTAATCCTGTGGTGTCTCTGCAGGTCCAGTTCCAGTTTGTCCTGTTGACCGACACTCTCTACTCTCCGCTCCCTCCTGACCTTTTACCTCCCAGTGTGGCCAAGGAGAGGGAGAGTCGACCCTTCCCTCAGACCATAGTTGCCGTTGAGGTTCAAGATCAGAAGAATGGAGCCACACATTACTGGACTCTTGAGAAACTCAGGTACTTACAGGTTTGAGTTGAATGCAGGTGGGGAACATATGACCATGTAACAattgtttttctatttgtgACCCCCCCTTTAGGCAGCGGTTGGACCTGATGAGAGAGATGTATGACCGAGCAGCAGAGTTGCCCAGCAGTGCTGTGGAGGACTGCGATCACGCCTTGACAGGCGGAGATCCATTCTATGATCGCTTCCCCTGGTTCCGTTTGGTTGGCAGGTCGGTAACCTTCATCAATTCATGcgacacagagaaaacatgcatGTTGTTTCCACAACATGTTTCTCATCACTTACCCTTTCTTTATTCACTCAGAGCTTTTGTGTACCTAAGTAACCTGTTGTACCCGGTGCCACTGGTGCACCGCGTGGCAATTGTCAGTGAGAAAGGGGAGGTAAAGGGCTTCCTTCGAGTGGCTGTACAGGCCATCTCAGGTACAAATACCAGTCAGCTGGGTGGCATATTCTGTCACTTACCTGCTGTGTTAAGTGTAACCTCatgctttctgtttttttctgttttagctGACGAAGAGGCCCCAGATTACGGCTCTGGTGTGAGGCAGTCCGGCACTGCTAAGATCTCCTTTGAAGATACACAGTTTGAGAAGGTACTTGAGATTTCcttattagaaaaataaaatgtgcacagTAACTTCATTAAAATGTCACCACAATGTGTTTTTGGGAGTTATCTTCTAatccagtggttcttaaccttcTTGGAAGTACTGTACCCTGCAAGCATCATCAGTGCATTTACTGAACCCTTTatgactgaaaaaataaattaaaaatgatttctttgaaacaaaagtatttttttcagaCACACACCAAAGCCTTGGCCGATTTTACGCTTTGttcaaaattattttaagtcttataaattaatatttaaagtgtaactaCACCCCAAGCCCACTTTTTTATGCTGAtttcatatgtatttgggtattaagtagtgctgtttattaatcatagtcccactcttcacattttagttgtaaaatgtcagttacTGGCCCCTTTGGGTTGAACGCCAGCTATTACACTTTATCTTTGGTATTGGCTGAGATGGATTATTTGGATTTTGGTGCGTcaccaactttcactgttggccccgcccctcctataaaagctgagaggagggaggaggatttcctcaatcacagccctcagtgagcattgattgacagccttaATGAGGGACTCCTCTATTCAGCGGTGATGTTTTTCACTCTGTACTtttataaagagcagattctgcactaatcagagggttcatcaagctgtgtgtatgtacagataCATCATGTGtatattcccgtctgtctctgtgtgcgcGTGCAGACGTGCATGTACGTCTTATCGTTGTGTGCGTGAGGTGGTGGAGAGCAGGGCTataaggctgtgtgtgagcttcatgtcgtgtgtgtctgtggttgagtgacacatctcagctgtgaactcggtatgtgtgtgtgcagacacaTTCTCTGTCTCTGACCGGCagcctgagtgggcgtgtcttactgctccaGGAGTAACGCCcttaatcaaggcatttttttaaaatatcccCCTTAGTGGCagatcagcagaaagcaggggtttaattattatttaaaatcaacattcaacattttattattgtaatttatcttttaaaacTATGTATTTTGTGCAAcacatttttactatttttactGCCAAACTCCTGAGACTGACTCAACTAACTAATCATGTATGTAGTACAATAATTTGTGTTCTTGGATTTAGTTTCAGACTGATTCAGCTCCTGGTGGTCTGTCACACTCCAACACCTCTCAAGAAGAACTGCGTATTGTAGAGGGGGAGGGACAAACCTCTGAGACAGGAATATCTGCAGATGAAGTCAACAACAACACCTGTGAAGGTAAGCAGCCACATTTAAGTAGTTGCTTGACTTGATAATCTGTAGGCCATGCTAGTGTTTTTTCACTGGGGAGGGaagataaatgaaaaatgatgcATGTGTTGTAGACTGTCAATCTTGAAATCATCCAGGTCCTTTTTTGCCGTACCTGCTTGTTCTATCAtttagatcaataaaaaaaaaaaaaactgagttgaTATAACCACACATCTACTTcaagtgtattttcttttttaaaaggtaGTGTCTAATATTAGTCTTTGCCTCTCTCGATCTGACTTATGTAGCCTCACAGGAGGTTCCCTGCAGCCCAGTGAAGTCTTTGGATCTGGATCTGGATCTGTCTCCAGAAAAAGCTCTGTCCCACCTGAAGATCGGCAGCACCTTTACCTTCAGAGTCACCGTCCTACAGGCTTCCAGCATTTCTGCAGAGTATGCTGACATCTTCTGCCAGTTCAAGTaagtaaattatcatttttttgcaTAATGAAAATGTAAGTTACCaacttatattttaaaaagttttacaTGAATTCTGACCTCTCACTGGCATTAATTGTGGttctttttaatcatttaattgtattattttcttgTGTCTATATCCATGCTTTAATGAAAGGAATGCAATGCACAATGTATAGAAGCAATACATAGTGTCTGTGATTGTGATCATAGGCAGTAGGATCGAAGGAGTGACAGACGTAATGTGGACAGTGAATAAATCTGTCATTTTCAGGGATAAATTGAGCTAGAAGGCCAGGCCATTGCCTGGAATTATAAAAGTGATTCTGATAATTCAAACTAAGGGAATGGCTACAGGTAGAGCTGCTAATTGTTGAAGGTATGggggatggatgcatggatggatgaatggattggTGATATTGTGATTCTTAAAAACGTTAACTCATTATTTACTACATATTACTTATTTCCAAAGCACAGAAGGTTCTAGAGAATGAAATACAAAGCATGAGCAACATAGTTTCCAAAGGTTAATATGAGCAAttcttgttttaaaaacaaagaaatggaTGAAATTTCCAAAGTTATCATGCAGTAAGGGCCCTATTCGCCAATCTGTACTGAAGCCCTTTTTTTACGTGCCTGCCAGTACGCACCTCCCTTCTGTACGTATTCTCcagtccaggctcctgacacgcccaccgtcaACCAAAAGTGCGTAATCTGtcaatgaaggcggtctgaagccaGAGAGGCGGACTGAGCCTCATGTCtttttttggggctgtctagaaatcacagaacatgaagttttcccaacgcctgtaaatgtcattgaaatacgtgaaaatgataaagcgcactcttaatttgaaatgcctttattgataaacaatgtaacaggttgatttgatcagattattgatcagattactgcagggTGAAGATTGGCTGAACCACAGTTAATTCCTCTGTTTTTTCTCCCTCATATTAATGCCAGATTAACGTTTGCTTGTGTGAAAAGACTGATTTTATAAATTTCTTACATTCCTGCAATTAGAAATGATCAGCGTGCAttagtcgtcatcatcatcatcatcatctgtcatcatcATTTCACATATTGTTTACtcttgtagtggatcaaactgtggcttttaGTTgaacacagtgttaaaatagttgagCATCAGTCTGAGGTCTGTCACAGTTTCTTTTACCAAGCTGCAGCCGAGGTGCGCACCACAGCACACCCTGCGACAATGCTCCCATTGTCCTTCCAGGAAAAGGAGTGGACAGCAtgggtaaaatataatgaaatgtaacacattttgtcccgctTTGAACTGGTAAATATGAACATATTAGGAACTCTGATGGTCAAACTATTGGCGTGCTTGTGTTACTCCCCCCTTCACCACCCCAGTGACAGTGTGACAGTGTCAGTATGAATAGATTCTTTCTGAGTCTCTTTTGCAATATTATGTGTCCGTATGGCCTGAATTGTAACTAAGTCTAAAGTTCTACTGGCACTGCATTTATTCTAGATTCAGAAGCGCATAAGAGGAAAATAACTTAAGTCTCCTGGAGattgcgcgtaaagccagagtGCTTAACTGGGATCAAGGCACGCAGTGACTGACTCAAGTACAAGGGGAGAATAgtgcacagccaaaaacagttcCACCGAGCAGCTTTTCTGACTTACGCGCAGGCCCTAAATGTGCAATTTACATGTGACATCTCATTTATTCTAGCTTCATCCATCGTCACGACGAAGCCTTTTCCACTGAGCCACTGAAAAACACAGGCAGAGGCCCTCCACTGGGTTTTTATCATGTACAAAATGTAAGTGCTTCAGTGCCTATTTTAAAAATCGTTACTGGTGCATATTAAGAAAAGCtaattttcttttctattacCTTTATTAAGATCACAGTGGAAGTAACCATGTCCTTCCTGGAGTACATCAAGACTCAGCCCATTGTGTTTGAGGTGTTTGGCCATTACCAGAAACAGCCTTTCCCTCCCCTCTGCAAAGACCTAATCAGGTCAGGAAGGAACTTGAAACTTGCCTGTCCTCTTGTTTGTGAATACTTAAATTATTCTCTTAACCTTTCCACTCATGCTGTCTTTCAGCCCACTAAGGCCAATCAGAAGGCAGTTCCCTTTGGTGATGCCTTTATCCAAACCAGGTTGGTGATTACTTTTTATGACAGCATATGGTCATGGTAAATTCtaacaacagcaaaaactgTGGTGAGGCTGTTTGAATGTTTGCctgtaaaaagaaacaaattatGAGCTACACTTTactgtcacatacagtataaacaggtacataaatgacatttgttttttgtttttaacccatatctgaggagcagtgggcaccCACAGTTGAACTCCTGTGGAGCAGTTAGGATTAGGGGTTTTGCTCAAGAGCCTACAGTAATGGCCCAAGGCAAATTCAAACCAACAACCCAACAGTTATGTGTCTGCTTCTTTAACCATTTACCCTTATCCAGAGCTGTCTAGAGTTTTTAACAAAGGTGGAAGTTTAAATTgtcacaatatttatttatattataccATAATTTTACTGGACCAATCCCCTTGAGATCAGATTCAGATGAACAGTATTTAGGTCCTAAACTAATCTACCACCTTAAGCAAAGTGACTTCTgaagtttttaaacaaaaataatgcaaacGTGACAGATATTTAGttattttgattgttgttttagtACCGGCTACAAAGCTCAGCACTCTGACTCGCTCCACTGCTGGTCCCTGCCACGCCAAGTACGACCTCATGGTTTTCTTTGAGATTTGTGAGCTGGAGGCCAACGGAGAGTGAGTCCTTTTCTTTGGGGAATCatcaaagtaaaacaaaaattggGAAATACATGTACATAGATTTTACAGGGATactaatttctctctctctcttataGTTACATCCCAGCTGTGGTTGATCACAGAGGAGGGATGCCCTGTCATGGGACATTCCTCTTACATCAggtgagattgtgtgtgtgctgctttaACAATACTTGTAAATTATCACTAAACACATTACAAATATGGTTCATTGTATTAACAATATTAACCTATTTTAGCTATCCTTTTGTATTCATCTCTGAGACAAAATCCTTTCCCATCTTCTGATGACTCCACAGGGCATTCAGAGGAGAATCACTGTCACCATTGCTCATGAAACTGGCAGCGACATCGAGTGGAAGGAGGTGAAGGAGCTGGTTATTGGTGAGTAGAATATTTAGATTAAGTTCAGATGAGTTGAAATACTATAAACAAAGCTACCATGAAGAAACTTTATGACCCTTGTGTTATCCTAGGTCGTATTCGAAACACGCCGGAGGCAGATGAGACCATCATAGACCCCAACATCCTCTCCCTCAACATCCTGTCATCTGGATACTTCTGGCCAAAACATGATGACAAGTATGAGCTTTGGGGAATTTTATGTTCACTGCATGATGTCATTAGTCTCTATTTACTAATCCAACAACCCACTACAGTTAACTGTACAGTTAACAGTTGgagataaatatttatattacatAATTTGATTGTATTTCTATTTGTATTCTTCTACATGTCATTTGCATTGCAGCGTCAAAAGAGCTTTTAATGCATGTTTCTGCTCAAATCATTTTCTTTTGCCAGATTCAAGTTTGAGTAAAACATTTCTAATTTCcttttctcatcttttttgCTAATTGCAGCGTCTCGCTTGGAGTTGATCATAGGTATAACAAATTTAGGCATTTATTGCATTGTTAATAATATTAGAATATTCATTTTAGGGCTTTTTAACAGCTATCTTGGTTTTCATTGACTGCTCCtattttagacatttttgtttttttctgactgCAGAACCTTTTATCGGTTTGAGGCGGCATGGGACAGCTCCATGCACAACTCTCTACTTCTTAATAGAGTGACTCCATACGGGGAAAAGATCTACATCACTCTCTCTGCTTATCTGGAGGTAAATGAAAATGGGACACATTCCCTAATGCTGAGTATGACAATTCCAAACACAGCTTAGTCTTACAAATGTGTGCTGGTGTGCACGGTCATGCAAAAAATTTAATCTACTCAATTTTAAAATtgagtagtagaagtagtagtagaagttaaaaaaaaaaaaaaaaaaaaaaactttttcctgTATAATGTTGAATGATTCTTTTCAAGGATTTTGCAAACAAAAGGAAGGTTGGCTATTGGTCTAAAATTGATAAATCGCTTGCAACAGGCTTTGGTACTTTTGCATCAAGTTTTAATATTCtctgacattttatttagaccatttaaaaaaaatatgcagtttAGCCTCAAcagtggagagagtagcagcctcctgtactGAGATTGGGGGCTGGTTGCaaagaaatatgctctctcctgccTGTACCTGTTCGTACTCTCACTGCAGCATTCTTGATCAACTGTAGTCTTTTTAATGAGTTACTGGAACATTCTTGACagtaaataattacaataaactagtctagatgtaacaaatgcatgatTAGTTTTCTGGCATCACTCTGGGTCAGTGAAATCACTTCTGGTTTGTCCTGgataagaaggagaaagttaccgCTCGTCCATGATTAAATGTCTTTAAGAGAcaggcctggagttttaataactgatgagtttcatctgatttaatTGACAAATAGAGATGTGTATTATCCACATAGCAATGGACATTTATTGTATGGTTCCTGTCTGATTATGTTACCTCGTGATAGCAtaatatgtaaaacaaaaaaaaatagtggtcctaaaactgaaccttgtggaactccataaTTAACTTTGGCGTGCACTGAGGAGATTATTAACATCTACCAAACCAGTGCTGTTCCTTTACTCCCAAAATCAATTTTCAGTCTCTGCAGCTATAAATCATGATCAGTTATATCAAGAGGACCAGACATGAGACCAACCCTGCGTCTGAGGCTAAAGgtgatcattggttacttttactagacaatggcccccccatggtttcacacatgcacagagctggttaggaacggccctggttgccagtgtgagtacaccctaaggcagtctctgtgctatAATGGgatctaaagccagactgaaagctcttgtctaaattgttcctatgttgattagggatgtaacgaatcactcaactcccgatacgattcgattcacgatactgggttcacgatatgattctctcacgatttgttttacaaaatgggactgtagacattttttgggttcaaaactataaaaaactgtactgtttttcttttatttttcattgtcaaaataatcccttgataaactattcaaaacaatgcagtttaactaaaaataaatcttgaatgaaataaataaaggaataatacaaatgaagcagaagcctattaatttaaattctggttctatagtaaacaatgcaaaactgcataatagttcttttttctttttaaaagtgcaactgaaaatgtattttgtgccttaacaattggactttaaaaaaacacagtcattgcactgtatttagggcagatatttgtttggaccagcagagggcgttggtaacccagtggtcggttggcatgcagatatcttgcagtgaagaagagatgctatgctaatacaaaaacttgacttttacagatactgtattcacgtaatattacagatattatttccgTGTTATAAGGGTAAAGAATCATTCAAgaatttaagagtagaaggcggccagaaagaaagtagtagcagattccgcccgccccggcacttccggatagcgccctctgctgtttaaaaaaagtactgcgattcatttttcacagtatcgatgtgtacagtgatacctatgaatcaatttttaactgcctcacgattaatcttttCAAGGATTTTGCAAACAAAAGGAAGGTTGGCTATTGGTCTAAAATTGATAAATCGCTTGCGTTAAGGTTAGGCCTTTTAAGGAGAGGTCTAACTAGAGTTGTCTTAAAAGCCTGTGGCTCATAACAGTTACTGAGGATTTGTTGATCCAATTCACCATATTAGTGCTCATCAGTGGAAAAGTGGAAAAACTTTAAACTGAAGTTTGGATCGGATCTAAGAGACAGGTTGTGGTTTAGAAGCACGATTGAAGTCAGCTCAAATAGACCAATAGGAGTAAAACGGTGTagataaaagctgcatgttggaGTTATTTCAGCAGCTGatttgtttaagaaaaaaaaaaagctgcaattGTCTCTCTAAATATAATATTGTTATGCGACTGGCACCACTGTTGTCCTTATCTTCACTTCTCATTTACTCAGTATTcacaaaatgtaacttttttaaaACCAGAATGGTTAAATATCgttaaattaaaatcaaattgttatttaattgcCCTTTTTACTTTTGCCCAGATGGAGAACTGCACTCAGCCCACAGTTGTCACCAAAGATTTCTGTATGGTGTTTTACTCTCGTGATACAAAGCTGCCAGCATCCCGCTCCATCAGAAACCTGTTCAGCACCGGCTGTCTCCGACCCTCAGAAAGGTATTAAAGGGTTTATGGATGACTCAAATCTAAATTGCTTAATTATTAAGATAAATtcttaatttcacattttctttgtcTAATTTTATCCAGCAACCGTGTGACAGGAGTCTATGAAATCACCCTCTGTCATGTGGCTGATAACGGGAGTCCAGGTAATGCAgaatcaaagtaaaagtactAAAAAGATCTTGTTTGTGAGGAATTAAAGATGAAATGGTGTTTGTGGATCAGGCATGCAGCGTCGTCGCAGGCGTGTTCTGGACACATCGGTGGCGTATGTCCGAGGGGAAGAAAACCTGGCTGGGTGGAGGCCTCGCAGTGACAGCCTCATCCTCGACCATCAGTGGGAGCTGGAGAAGCTCAGCTTACTACAGGAGGTCCGTTCAATGACggaataaaacatgcaaacaaaaattTCAACTGGAGATTAGTTGCACTTCCATGTTATCAATTATTGCTAATCTCAAAAAAACTATTGTTAAAAAGTTACACAAAGGAATAGCCACATTTTCTAAAGTAATCACAACTAACAATTATTTGCAAATACAAATATAGGGCAATTAGAGATGTTTGCACTGCCTGCACCAAATGCCACCTTTCTTGCACCTCTTAGAGATATTTCTATTTGTCTTGTAAAGGTGGAGAAGACACGGCACTACCTGCTGCTGAGGGAGAAGCTGGAGGCGACTCTACAGGCAGGACAAGAGGCACTCTATAAGACCAGCGACATCAGCGACTTTGCAAAGAGCCCCGTTCTCAGCCACTGCCCCGGGAGCAGCAGCCCTGCCCCTGACAGCCCCAACCAGAGGCAGAGGGAGTTGGCTGCAAAGGTGAGTGCTGCTCCCTGAAGCATCAACAATAACATAGGTCCTAAATCTAGTTAGTTATTGTTGTCTTTCACTTGTTTTCTTCCAGTGTCTGCGTCTGCTGATGCACACCTTCAACAGGGAGTACAGCCAGGTGAGCAGCAGTGCCAGTGAGAGCAAGGTGAGCCCCAGCCTAGGCCCTCTAACCCAGCCCTTCAATCCTTCTCAGCCAGATGTTTACAGCTGTTCCTCCACCAAGTCTTTTAGCCCTGCTTTCCCCATCTCACTTCACTCACTGCTGCTCATCCTCAATCATGGTTTTGTTTTATCCTGTTTGTCTAATATTACAGCTAATTTCATTGTCAATATCTTTATAACTTTACAAACTCACCTAGATTAAACAACATGCAAGCTTCACTTTGGATTGTTTTGCGTTGTTTTAACAGGCTGGTTACAACCAAATGCACAAGACAGCAAAAAGACTTACTTTTTTATCAGAATAACTGTCTCAAGTAAAAGTCCCTTAAAGAAGGAGGGTCAAAAACCTGTTATTACAACTGGCTTGTCTGGACACTATTTATTCTGGTGTCCTATCACCATCAATGTCTTGGAAATGTCCATTTCAAAAGTAGAGGGTGAAAACTAGATCTTAAAACAATCCGTCTAAACTTGTAATTGAAACCCACGGCTAATCTGAAAACAGGTGATGAGAGCTGCAATGGTCACTTAAAGAAACCTCTTTTTTTCAGTCGACTTTGCCATTGAAAGGACATACAATTCAGCCATAACAATATGACTGCTGGCAGGTTGTGAGTGGTCAGCGTGCCAGTGTTGATGCTTGTCTATGCCATCATTAGGTATTGACTTAATGATAAATGCGATCTGAGAAGGTTTCTTGTT
This window contains:
- the kif1ab gene encoding kinesin-like protein KIF1A isoform X3, giving the protein MAAASVKVAVRVRPFNSREIGKESKCIIQMTGNTTTILNPKQPKENKSFNFDYSYWSHTTPEDINYASQLQVYKDIGEEMLLHAFEGYNVCIFAYGQTGAGKSYTMMGRQEQDQQGIIPLLCEDLFTKINDCNNDNSMSYSVEVSYMEIYCERVRDLLNPKNKGNLRVREHPLMGPYVEDLSKLAVTSYNDIQDLMDSGNKARTVAATNMNETSSRSHAVFNIIFTQKKHDTETDNTSEKVSKISLVDLAGSERADSTGAKGTRLKEGANINKSLTTLGKVISALAEIDSVPNKNKKKKKVESFIPYRDSVLTWLLRENLGGNSRTAMVAALSPADINYDETLSTLRYADRAKQIRCNAVINEDPNNRLVRELKEEVARLKDLLYAQGLGDIIEMTNAMTGMSPSPSLSVLSSRAGSISNLHDRIFSPASEEAIERIKETEKIIAELNETWEEKLRRTEAIRMEREALLAEMGVAMREDGGTVGVFSPKKTPHLVNLNEDPLMSECLLYYIKDGITKVGRENAKTRQDIVLSGHFISDEHCTFSSTTSSQGEGCVVLEPCEGAETYVNGKRVMTPIILRSGNRIIMGKSHVFRFNDPEQARLERERTPCAETPVEPVDWAFAQRELLEKQGIDMKQEMEQRLQELEDQYRKEREEASNLLEQQRLDYESKLEALQKQVDSRYLESPEEEEEPEEEVQWTTHETELALWAFRKWRFYQFTSLRDLLWGNAIFLKEANAISVELKKKVQFQFVLLTDTLYSPLPPDLLPPSVAKERESRPFPQTIVAVEVQDQKNGATHYWTLEKLRQRLDLMREMYDRAAELPSSAVEDCDHALTGGDPFYDRFPWFRLVGRAFVYLSNLLYPVPLVHRVAIVSEKGEVKGFLRVAVQAISADEEAPDYGSGVRQSGTAKISFEDTQFEKFQTDSAPGGLSHSNTSQEELRIVEGEGQTSETGISADEVNNNTCEASQEVPCSPVKSLDLDLDLSPEKALSHLKIGSTFTFRVTVLQASSISAEYADIFCQFNFIHRHDEAFSTEPLKNTGRGPPLGFYHVQNITVEVTMSFLEYIKTQPIVFEVFGHYQKQPFPPLCKDLISPLRPIRRQFPLVMPLSKPVPATKLSTLTRSTAGPCHAKYDLMVFFEICELEANGDYIPAVVDHRGGMPCHGTFLLHQGIQRRITVTIAHETGSDIEWKEVKELVIGRIRNTPEADETIIDPNILSLNILSSGYFWPKHDDNVSLGVDHRTFYRFEAAWDSSMHNSLLLNRVTPYGEKIYITLSAYLEMENCTQPTVVTKDFCMVFYSRDTKLPASRSIRNLFSTGCLRPSESNRVTGVYEITLCHVADNGSPGMQRRRRRVLDTSVAYVRGEENLAGWRPRSDSLILDHQWELEKLSLLQEVEKTRHYLLLREKLEATLQAGQEALYKTSDISDFAKSPVLSHCPGSSSPAPDSPNQRQRELAAKCLRLLMHTFNREYSQVSSSASESKLSEISASLMRDSSSSVSTLTPSSTCPSLIEGHYDFRLTEPSSGASTPDLDPFSPVDRKKSLRGYTFVPDIQEIRVSPIVSKKGYLHFLEPHNSGWVKRYVVVRRPYVYLYRSERDNVERAVINLSSAKVEYSEDKQTLLRTPNTFAVCTEHRGILLQATNDKEMHDWLYAFNPLLAGTIRSKLSRRKSVQSYPSAQRM